A segment of the Deltaproteobacteria bacterium PRO3 genome:
CGCTGTTGCCCACCCTGGGCGGCCAGACCGCCCTCAACCTGGCCGTGCGGCTGGGCGACATGGGTATTTTGGACAAGTACGGCGTCGAGCTGATCGGCGCCAACCTGCGCGCCATCAAGATGGCCGAGGACCGCGCCGAGTTCAAGGCGGCCATGCTGCGCATCGGCGTCGACGTGCCCAAGTCGGGCCTGGCCCACAGCCTCGAGGAGGCCCTCGAGGTCGTGCAGGAGACCGGCTTCCCAGCGATCATCCGCCCCGCCTTCACCCTGGGCGGCACCGGCGGCAACATCGCCTACAACATGGAGCAATACCGCGAATACGTCCGCATCGGCCTCGACGCCTCGCCCGTGCGGCAGCTGCTCATCGAAGAATCGCTGCTCGGCTGGAAGGAATTCGAGCTCGAGGTGATGCGCGACACGAAGGACAACGTCGTCATCATCTGCTCGATCGAAAACCTCGACCCGATGGGCGTCCACACCGGCGACAGCATCACCGTCGCCCCCGCGCAGACGCTGACCGACAAGGAATACCAACAGCTCCGCGACGCCTCGCTCAAGATCATCCGCACCATCGGCGTCGACACGGGCGGCTCCAACATCCAATTCGCGGTCAACCCCAAGACGGGACGCTTCACCGCCATCGAGATGAATCCCCGCGTCTCCCGCTCCAGCGCCCTGGCCAGCAAGGCGACCGGCTTTCCCATCGCCAAGATCGCCACCAAGCTGGCGGTGGGCTATACCCTGGACGAGATCTTAAACGACATCACCCGCTACACCCCGGCGGCCTTCGAGCCGACCATCGACTATGTCGTCACCAAGATCCCGCGCTTCACCTTCGAGAAATTTCCCACCGCCGACGCGACGTTGACCACCCAGATGAAGTCGGTGGGCGAGGTCATGGCCATCGGCCGCACCTTCAAAGAGAGCCTGCAGAAGGCCCTGCGCTCCCTCGAGATCGGCAGCGCCGGCTTCGAGCCCAAGGTCAAGCCGAAGGCCGACGCGGCGACGAAGGCCCTGGTGGCCCAGAAGCTCAAGGTGCCCAATGCCGAGCGGCTTTGGTTCGTGGCCGACGCGATGCGCCTGGGCTTCAGCGACGAGGAAATCTACAAGCTGAGCGCCATCGACCCCTGGTTCCTGGCCCAGATCCGCGACATCGTCGAGGCCGAGGGCGTGATTAAAAAGAACGCCAAGAAGGCCGCGACGAAGGCCTTCGCGCCCCTCTTGCGCGAGGCCAAGCAGATGGGCTTCAGCGACCGACGTCTGGGCGAGCTGCTCGGCAAGAAGCCGCAGCAGGTCCGGGCCCTGCGTAAGAAGCACAAGCTCAACCCGGTCTACAAGCGGGTCGACACCTGCGCCGCCGAGTTCGAGGCCCATACGCCCTACCTTTATTCGGCCTACGAGCAGGAAGACGAGGCCCGCGTCACCAACAAGAAAAAGATCGTCATTTTAGGCGGCGGTCCCAACCGCATCGGGCAGGGCATCGAGTTCGACTACTGCTGTGTCCACGCCTCGCTGGCGTTGCGCGAGGCGGGTTTCGAGACCATCATGGTCAACTGCAACCCCGAGACCGTCTCGACCGACTACGACACCTCGGATCGGCTCTATTTCGAGCCCCTGACCGAGGAGGACGTGCTCAACATCCTCGAGCGGGAGAAGCCCTGGGGCGTCATCGTCCAATACGGCGGCCAGACGCCGCTGAAGCTGGCCCACGCCATCCACAA
Coding sequences within it:
- the carB gene encoding carbamoyl-phosphate synthase large subunit produces the protein MPKRTDLKKIMLIGSGPIVIGQACEFDYSGVQAIKALKEDGYQVVLINSNPATIMTDPEFADATYIEPMTPEIVARILEKERPDALLPTLGGQTALNLAVRLGDMGILDKYGVELIGANLRAIKMAEDRAEFKAAMLRIGVDVPKSGLAHSLEEALEVVQETGFPAIIRPAFTLGGTGGNIAYNMEQYREYVRIGLDASPVRQLLIEESLLGWKEFELEVMRDTKDNVVIICSIENLDPMGVHTGDSITVAPAQTLTDKEYQQLRDASLKIIRTIGVDTGGSNIQFAVNPKTGRFTAIEMNPRVSRSSALASKATGFPIAKIATKLAVGYTLDEILNDITRYTPAAFEPTIDYVVTKIPRFTFEKFPTADATLTTQMKSVGEVMAIGRTFKESLQKALRSLEIGSAGFEPKVKPKADAATKALVAQKLKVPNAERLWFVADAMRLGFSDEEIYKLSAIDPWFLAQIRDIVEAEGVIKKNAKKAATKAFAPLLREAKQMGFSDRRLGELLGKKPQQVRALRKKHKLNPVYKRVDTCAAEFEAHTPYLYSAYEQEDEARVTNKKKIVILGGGPNRIGQGIEFDYCCVHASLALREAGFETIMVNCNPETVSTDYDTSDRLYFEPLTEEDVLNILEREKPWGVIVQYGGQTPLKLAHAIHNAKFRILGTSVDSIDIAEDRKRFQALLKKLKLKQPPNGTARSLAEALKVAKRIAYPVVVRPSYVLGGRAMEIVYDDKSLSRYMKEAVKASSEHPILIDKFLEDAIEIDVDCLSDGKDVVIGGVMEHIEEAGVHSGDSACCLPPHSIDRELAEEIQRQTILMARALKVVGLMNVQFAIQGRTVYVLEVNPRASRTAPFVSKAIGHPLAKIAAKAMAGISLKKQGFTKQVVPSYLSVKEAVLPFAKFPGVDTLLGPEMKSTGEVMGIDREFGAAFAKAEIAAGTLLPLRGRAFVSVNDHDKPFILPAARKLRDLGFSLLATRGTQRYLLENGVPCEAINKVGEGSPHVVDRLKAGEVALVINTPLGKNSAQDSYSIRRTALEYSIPYFTTTAAANAAVSGIESITKRGFNVQSLQSYHGKGAAQAEREESWNSASVG